One window from the genome of Thermococcus siculi encodes:
- a CDS encoding CpaF family protein, protein MFDEKKKKREVSWIDEILSGEDDLLENMLNGKKKKEEKAEEAIPFAGGGGGVNLEDILNTPTTPEEAAKTRPTGADILGEILTKEEPVEKPKPRPKPKPPSTLQDILGSSATVEETAYAGKAEVLDAYGNVRIVKLKGEPVPIYEIRLPKLSKEEEELFLRIKDRAITELQIDPTAFPTFEERRRVFMNAIRRMIKDEAPHFSEGRIEVLADMIVQAMVGYGKLDPLVRDDNLEEIMVIGTNRPVYVWHRRFNMCKTNIVFPEEKEILNIIERIAREVGRRIDQQSPLLDARLPDGSRVNATIPPISLDGPTITIRKFKKDPLTIIDLIKYGTMNTDIAALLWIFVDGLGVKPANVLVAGGTGSGKTTTLNSLGMFIPPSERVITIEDTAELQLPVEHWVRLETRPPNVEGKGEITMDDLVKNTLRMRPDRIIVGEVRGPEARTMFTAMNTGHDGCMGTIHSNSARETIVRLESPPMSVPRVMIPALDIIIMQVRFHSRKKGTIRRITEIAEISGIEAESVQLNKLYKYDPAKDELVPTGVPSRTLNALAHHTGMSMSELELEREKRKIILEWMVEQGIRSIEKVGHYIRQFYIDEEGLLKKIAAEGSAETSRKVKSML, encoded by the coding sequence GTGTTCGACGAGAAGAAAAAGAAGAGAGAGGTCTCGTGGATTGATGAGATACTGAGCGGTGAGGATGACCTCCTTGAGAATATGCTGAACGGGAAGAAAAAGAAAGAAGAGAAAGCGGAGGAGGCCATACCCTTTGCCGGAGGGGGTGGTGGCGTTAACCTCGAGGATATTCTGAATACTCCAACGACGCCCGAGGAGGCCGCCAAAACCAGGCCCACCGGGGCGGACATTCTGGGAGAGATTCTGACCAAGGAGGAACCGGTGGAGAAACCAAAGCCCCGTCCCAAGCCCAAGCCTCCCTCCACCCTTCAGGATATACTCGGCTCCTCGGCGACGGTTGAGGAGACGGCCTACGCCGGCAAGGCTGAGGTTCTCGACGCCTATGGCAACGTCCGCATCGTTAAACTAAAGGGTGAACCAGTCCCAATATACGAAATAAGGCTGCCCAAACTCAGCAAAGAGGAGGAAGAGCTTTTCCTCAGGATAAAGGACAGGGCCATAACCGAGCTTCAGATAGACCCGACCGCGTTCCCCACCTTCGAGGAGCGTAGACGGGTTTTCATGAACGCCATCAGGCGGATGATAAAAGACGAGGCCCCCCATTTCTCCGAGGGGAGGATAGAGGTTCTGGCCGATATGATAGTCCAAGCCATGGTCGGCTACGGCAAGCTCGACCCCCTCGTTCGCGACGACAACCTCGAGGAGATTATGGTCATAGGAACCAACAGGCCCGTCTACGTATGGCACAGGCGCTTCAACATGTGCAAGACGAACATAGTGTTCCCTGAAGAGAAGGAGATACTCAACATCATCGAGCGCATAGCGAGGGAAGTGGGAAGGAGGATAGACCAGCAGAGTCCGCTCTTGGATGCCCGTCTCCCCGACGGAAGCCGTGTTAACGCGACGATACCGCCGATAAGTCTCGATGGCCCCACAATAACCATCCGTAAGTTCAAGAAGGACCCGCTGACCATCATAGACCTCATCAAGTACGGCACCATGAACACAGACATAGCGGCGCTTCTGTGGATATTCGTTGATGGACTTGGCGTCAAGCCCGCCAACGTTCTCGTCGCGGGCGGAACGGGTTCCGGTAAGACCACCACCCTGAACTCGCTGGGAATGTTTATTCCACCGAGCGAGCGCGTCATCACCATCGAGGACACCGCGGAGCTACAACTTCCGGTCGAGCACTGGGTTAGGCTCGAGACCAGACCGCCCAACGTCGAGGGCAAGGGTGAAATCACTATGGACGACCTGGTCAAGAACACACTCCGTATGCGTCCGGATAGAATCATAGTCGGTGAGGTTCGTGGTCCGGAAGCGAGAACGATGTTCACCGCAATGAATACTGGTCACGATGGCTGTATGGGAACAATCCACTCAAACAGTGCCCGTGAGACAATAGTCCGTCTCGAGAGTCCCCCAATGAGCGTCCCGAGGGTTATGATTCCGGCACTGGATATAATCATCATGCAGGTGAGGTTCCACAGCAGGAAGAAGGGAACCATAAGGAGGATCACCGAGATAGCCGAGATATCCGGCATAGAGGCTGAGAGCGTCCAGCTTAACAAGCTCTACAAGTACGATCCGGCCAAGGATGAACTCGTTCCGACAGGGGTTCCCAGCAGGACGCTCAACGCACTCGCTCACCACACGGGTATGAGCATGTCCGAGCTGGAGCTTGAGAGGGAGAAGAGGAAGATAATCTTGGAGTGGATGGTGGAGCAGGGCATCAGGAGCATCGAGAAGGTCGGGCATTATATAAGGCAGTTCTACATAGACGAGGAAGGCCTCCTCAAGAAGATAGCCGCGGAAGGAAGCGCTGAAACTAGCAGGAAGGTTAAGAGCATGCTGTGA
- a CDS encoding DUF515 domain-containing protein, which translates to MITLMVVLNVSEDIEAKIRRLRELGKASAEPEVPKTAAPPVKKPPKKPRTVGSIRRRERRKRILTGAAIVLVVILIISVGAYVYMENRAAQQLADQKNQKLREVYTYFKGDIVNASKNCTAKPIEIRKELVNRIKAAQSLDELEAIDVKAAYDQAVGEYKECLAKIERLKYEKVLNQTKAEKIREIETDFQALLAMPLPDDIRADVVDSMKSLEEQVTSAKTIEQVNSVNPDPYLLELWRDYYYYRIDIIPGQEVILEKGNVKRIVSKADAKAILGGILDYRELMEYNVYKVEYVDIALVLTRDRINGAFLAPGDKVMVFAKNATNSPFIEIANEGYVQLVLLPTDAGLISVDEAQSQSSSSSTSSSTQYSEDHSTTYSPGDSTISDGQSTSDTYTNTQSSSQSASASYSYSVDLTEILKAIAAGKIQASDEVREQLRAYGWEIVDLEKESGMLVLKPDAQFLVVIRVPSIFVPDILSNQQYLYIAKIAT; encoded by the coding sequence ATGATAACGTTGATGGTGGTGCTCAACGTGTCCGAGGATATTGAGGCGAAAATTCGCCGTCTGAGGGAGCTGGGTAAAGCCAGCGCAGAACCCGAAGTTCCCAAAACCGCTGCCCCTCCGGTCAAAAAACCTCCCAAAAAACCCCGTACCGTCGGGAGCATTAGGAGGCGTGAGCGGAGGAAGAGGATTCTCACCGGTGCCGCGATAGTCCTTGTCGTTATCCTAATAATCTCCGTCGGTGCTTACGTCTATATGGAGAACCGCGCCGCCCAGCAGCTCGCCGATCAAAAGAACCAGAAACTCAGGGAGGTGTACACCTACTTCAAGGGTGACATAGTTAACGCGTCCAAGAACTGTACCGCCAAGCCCATAGAGATCAGAAAAGAGCTTGTGAACAGGATAAAAGCTGCGCAGTCGCTTGACGAGCTTGAGGCCATAGACGTTAAGGCCGCCTACGATCAGGCTGTTGGTGAGTACAAGGAGTGCCTTGCCAAGATCGAGCGCCTTAAGTACGAGAAGGTTCTGAACCAGACCAAGGCCGAGAAGATAAGGGAGATAGAGACCGACTTCCAGGCCCTTCTGGCGATGCCGCTACCCGACGATATAAGGGCTGATGTTGTGGATTCCATGAAGAGCCTCGAGGAGCAGGTCACGAGCGCGAAGACGATAGAGCAGGTTAACTCCGTGAATCCGGATCCGTATCTCCTCGAACTCTGGCGCGACTATTACTACTACAGAATCGACATCATCCCCGGCCAGGAGGTAATCCTTGAGAAGGGCAACGTGAAGAGGATAGTCAGCAAGGCCGATGCAAAGGCCATCCTCGGCGGAATACTAGACTACAGGGAACTCATGGAGTACAACGTCTACAAGGTCGAGTACGTTGACATAGCCCTTGTCCTCACGAGGGACAGGATAAACGGAGCGTTCCTGGCTCCAGGGGACAAGGTCATGGTCTTTGCCAAGAACGCCACCAACTCACCGTTTATCGAGATAGCCAACGAGGGCTACGTCCAGCTCGTGCTCCTGCCGACCGACGCGGGCCTCATCTCCGTCGACGAGGCCCAGAGCCAGAGCAGCTCTTCGAGCACTTCGTCAAGCACCCAGTACAGCGAGGATCACTCGACCACGTACAGCCCGGGAGACTCGACCATAAGCGACGGCCAGAGCACGAGCGACACCTACACCAACACCCAGAGCAGCAGCCAGAGCGCCTCCGCCAGCTACAGCTACTCGGTTGACCTCACCGAGATACTCAAGGCAATAGCCGCAGGAAAGATACAGGCCAGCGACGAGGTCAGGGAGCAGCTCAGGGCCTACGGCTGGGAGATAGTGGATCTCGAGAAGGAGTCCGGCATGCTCGTGCTCAAGCCGGATGCCCAGTTCCTCGTGGTCATCAGGGTGCCCTCGATCTTCGTACCCGACATACTGTCCAACCAGCAGTACCTCTACATAGCCAAGATTGCGACCTGA